The genomic stretch TGGCTTTTTCGATACACCCAAGGACAGCCGGGAGCGCATCTTCTCCATCGCCAAGAACCAAGGCATCAAAGAAAGGAGCCATAGGTTCGGCATTGAATGCAGCACCACCACCCCCAATGATCAGCGGGTGGTCTTCATTGCGGTCGGCACTTCGAAAGGGAATATGTGCCAGATCAAGCATGTAGAGAATGTTTGTATAACAAAGCTCATGAGTGATGCTGAATGCGATGGCATCCATATCTCCCAGCGGAGTGTCGGATTCAAGCGTCGCCAAGGGGAGGTTGTGATCACGAATGATCTCAGCCGTTTCAGCACATGGAGTGAACACCCGTTCAGCCCAGAAATTTGGATGAGCGTTGACTGCTTCAGACAGGATTTTCTGTCCGAGGTAGGACATGCCGACTTCGTACATGTCGGGGAATGCAAGTGCGCATCGAACTGTCACGTCGGACAGGGACTTTGTTGTCGTTCCCCTTTCGCTGCCGAGGTAGCGGGAGGGACGGGGGAGAATGGGCAGAAGTTCTTTCATGCGGGGAATCTAAAAAGGAAATGCTGTTTGGTCTACAAAAAAAACAATCATATAAATGATGCGTAGTTGTAGGTGGTTACTGCTGCGTGGTCCAAACCATACTGTAAAGAATCGACAGTGAGAACTATTACTTGTCTTGGGATGCATATTGTGTAATACAATTAGCCAAAAGATATAGTTTTTTTCTCAAAAGAGGAGTGTATATGCTATATTGGTCTGTAGTATTCTTTATCGTAGCCATAGTTGCAGGTATCTTCGGCTTTGGCGGTATATCAGCAGCAGCTACAGGTGCAGCAAAGGTGCTGTTCGTTATCTTTTTAATTGCTTTTGTCGTATCGTTAATATTTGGGCGACGTCGTCCAAAGTTATAGTATGTTGAAGCAATAGTAGGTTTAAAAAAGGAGTTTATTATGAATTGGCTCAAATATGTATTGGTTGCAGTCTGCTTGACGCTTATGCTGGGATTCAGCTTGGGATGCGAGCAGGAAGGTCCAGCCGAGAAAGCCGGGAAAACCATTGACCAGACCGTCGAAGATGTTGGTGACAGCATAGAAGATGCTGGTGACAAGATCGAGGATAAACTGGACAATTAATCAGTCTACCTGATGGACGGGGCTTAGGGAGTTTCGGCATGGATTTCCTGCAAGTGTTTGAAATAGACTGGACACGAGTCGGCTGGCATTTGCGGCATTTGCTGGTAGCCTATGTTCTCGCCTTACCAATTGGGTTTAATCGAGAACAGAGTGACACGCGTTTTGGTATGCGAACATTCCCACTTGTGGCGGTTGTTACGTGTGGGTTCATGCTGGTAGGAATATCCGTGCTGGATTCCACCGAAGCTGAATCGAAAGTGTTTCAGGGTATTGTTACCGGGATCGGTTTTCTCGGCGGAGGCGCAATCCTCAAGGATGGTGGCTCGGTCATTGGAACCGCAACGGCAGCAAGCATATGGAACACTGGAGCAATCGGTATAGCCGTAGCCTTCAACCAATATGAGATTGCCATTGTGTTGAGTCTGCTCAACTATGTGACGTTACGATTGGTTGGAGGCGTGAAAAAGCAAGTCAAAGAAGCTCAGGATGATCAATGAAAAAGGGCCGGTTCATCGCGAACCGGCCCTTTGTTTTTCTGAACGGGTGGTTAGACGAGGTTCAGCCCGCCACCGCCGGAGCTTTCGCCACCGCCGGAAAGATCAAGACCGCCACTGGTCATGGAGATATTGGTGGCAGCTTCGATATATTTGGTTTTCAATTCTTCAGGGCATGTCTTGTATTCAAACAAGACGTTATCCATGGAGATTTCTCCATGCATTTCCTGGTCAAAGGGGTAGCCGAAGGGCAGCAGAACCATCTGTGTGCCGGACTGAGTCGGCATTGCCTGAATGGATGCAGGCTCCTCGATTACTTTTGCCTCTTCGTTGAATTTGCCGACGACCATATCGCCGGAAACGAGTTTGACCAGTCTGATATCATGACTCATGGTTTGTCTCCTTAAAATTTGTGTTGGGTGATTAAGTAGGTATGGTGACGCGCGCTGTCAAGGTGCGTTGTTATTACAGGACACAATAAGTGCATCGGTGGTTGTTAGCAAAGTTAAGGGCGGACCTGTAGGTAACAGGCCCGCCCTATATAGTGTGGGGGGAATCGGGTGCTGTTATGCCTTTTCCGGTCCGTGAAGGACGGCCATGACTTCATTGGTGTCTGCGGGGATAGCCGCCTCACCTTTTTGGTTGAACTCCATCTTTGATGCTGCATAGATGGCGATGAAGGAGAAGATCATGACAAATCCGCCGGGGTTTTTGAACTGAAGGAAAGTGGGAAGCAGGTCTTTGCCGAGGATCATGAAGAATGATCCGATAATGCCTGTCGCCAGGCCGGCAATGGCTCCATTTTTTGTCATCCTCGGCCACCAGACTCCCATGACCAGTACCGGGAAGAAGGTGGATGCGGCAATGGCGAATGCAAGCCCGACCAAGACGGCGATCTGCATGGATTCAGCCCAGAATCCCAGAGGGATACCAAGAAGCCCGACGAGAACCGAAGAGAAACGGGCGACCATGACACGAGAGTGTTCAGGCATGTCCGGCTTGAAAACATTGACGACGAGGTCATGGCCGATGGCACCGGAGCAAGCTATGATCAATCCTGCGACTGTGGACAGAATGGCTGCAAAAGCTCCGGCCACAACGATACCGAGAAGGACTTGTCCGCCGAAGTGTGAACCGGCAACGGGTACGGCAAGGTTTTTACCGTTGGCAGCCAACCATTTCATCAAATGCGGGGATACACCAAGCGCCTCTCCTTGCAGGTAGGTATATCGAACAACGTGACCGACATATGGGCTCAGGATGTAGAACATGCCGATAAGCAGGAGGACGTAGATAACCGTTTTGCGGGCAGCCTTTCCATCTGGAGCCGTATAGAAACGAACCAGAATGTGCGGAAGCCCGGCTGTACCGAACATCAGTGCCAGCAACAAAGACATCGTGTCCTTGAAGTTCGTCAGCCAGTAAGCCGGACTGGTGTATGCTGCGCCGTCGAACATTTTGCCGGTCATCGGGTCCGGTCCTTTGAATGTGGCAAGGAAGTTGACGACGTCGGTGTAGGTGTATCCTTTGAGCATGAAGGGGATGAAAGCGAGCAAGAACATTGCGCCGAACAAAATCCAGAACTGAACGAGCTGGTTGACCGTTGTTGCTTTCATGCCACCGACAGTCACGTAGAAGGTGATGATACAGGCAATGATGATGATGGAGGTTTTGTAGTCAAGATTCAGGAGCAATCCCATGACTTTTCCGGCTCCCAGCATCTGCGGCGCCATGTAAAAAAGTGAAATGAAGAGAACGCCGATTACGCCAAGAATACGAGCCCATTTGGAGTGGAATCGCTCTGACACGAAGTCGGGGACCGTGTATCGACCAAATTTACGTAACGGGCTGGCAAGGAAAAGCAGCAGTGCGATGTATCCTACAAAGAACCCGAGCGCGTAAATGATGCCGTCAAACCCGAAAAGAAAGGCGACACCAGCAACACCCAGGAACGATGCTGCAGACAGGTAGTCCGACGAAATTGCTGAAGCATTAATGAATGAATTGACCTTGCGTCCGGCCAGATAATAGTCGGCAGACGTTTTCTGGCTGCGGAACATGAAAGTCGTTACGATGGTGAAGGCCAGCATGCACCCGATGAGGATGAGGGCCATGATTGGTATTTGGTAACCAGCTTCCATATTATTTACCTCCCATGTCGGCTTCGATTTCATCTTCCATTCTATTGGCTTTGCCGACGTACCAAATGAACAGTGCCCAGGTGATAGGGTAAACGGCCACGGCTACAAGCCAGTAGTGGAGGGGAAACCCCATGATTGCCACATCAGTGATGGACTGGCTGGCCATGTATACGACCAGAAAAATGGAAATAACAAAGGCGAAGTAGGGAATACCTATTCCCAACGCGAATTTGAGTTGGCGTTTACGTATTGCGTCGATTCGTTCCATGGTCTCTCCCCTTGTTTGTGGTTGCTTTCATTGCCGTTGATGTCCTTTTACAGTAAAGAAATAAGAGAAAGCATGGCATTTCCGGCCAACGGTCAAACTCGACAGATTGCGGGTTGGTGCTTGTTGGCAGCTTCGGTTAACGGGGCATTTTGTGCGGTGAGCGGTGGCAACCTGTTTCAGGGAGAGCACTTTGAGCGAGCGATCAACGGTTTTTTCTTCTCCCGGGGCTCAAAATGAAGAGGAGTATGCTCAGCCGACAGCTATTAATCATGAGTTGTTGGAGATGGCTCGTGACGGTAAACTTGCCGGCATACGGCGAACCCGGATGGACCTCGTAGAGGACTGGTTAGATCTAGGGCTTTCCGCAGAATCCATTTGTAAGCACCTCTCTGCCTTTAATCAGGCCGTCATACTGGCGGTGCTGGAATTCCACGCCGAGGTCCACCCGTGGTTGCGGCAATGCTCGTTCATGGAGTTTGGATCAGGGGGGCGCGAGGAACAGGTTCTTGGGTCTGATCAGGACAACGGTCTGCTGCTTAAAGTTGATCCGGATGCCGATGAACTTGAAGACGTCACTCAATCCATAGTTATCGCCCTTGATGGAGCTGGCCTTCCTTTGTGTGAAGGCGGCGTAATGGTCAGTAATGCCGATTGGCGGGGCGATTTCGAGACATGGATTGACCGGCTGATGAACTGGCTCTCCAATCCGGTGGAGAAAGGACATTGGCAGTCCGGTCTCATTTTGGATTTTCGCTCAGTATTCGGTCCTGGGCGCGATGTCCTATTGTTGCGCCAGCGGCTGTGGGAGTATGTCCGAAACAAGCCTATCGCATTATCGCTCCTTGTTCGGGAGTTAACAGATTATCGGCTGCCTCTTACGTTTTATGGTGCTTTCATTACAGAGAAGGAAGGACCGTGGCACGGCTTTCTGAATATCAAGAATTCCGTGTTGTCTCACCTGACGAATTGTGTGCGAATTCTGGCTCTTAAATATGATTTACACCCGGCGAACACCTGTGACAGGTTGCGTCTGTTGATAGCTCAAGGACACATAACTGCACGACATGGTGAGCAGTTGCTCCAGGCCTGGGAGTATTTGCAGAGAAAACGGCTGACCATTGGTTTGGATTGTTTGAAGGAAGGTCTCCCTCCACATAACTACATTAAACCAGTTGGTTTGAGTAAAGAAGAAAAGATGCAGCTTAAGTCAGCGGTGCAAACGGTTGAGAAGCTTGTTCGGCTTGTGCAGGCAGGAGCTGGTTTGTAGTGGTTCCGTTCTTGCAAATCATATTGAATTCGAAGTGTTTTTTGACGGTGACCATTCCCGAGGGGTAATCCTGTGAACGTTCTCATAATCAATCTGACTCGCTTCGGCGACTTGATTCAAACCCAACCTGTCATTTCGGGGTACAGACAAAGAGGAGCCAAGGTTGCTTTGGCATGCCTCCAGAATTTTGCTTCGGCCTCGTCCCTGTTGAATGGGGTTGATCATGTCTTTTCATTCCCCGGGGCTGACCTTCTTTCGCGACTGGATACTGACTGGCGATTGGCTGTCAAACGGGTCGATGAATACAAGGCTGCGGTGTTCGACTCCTTCAAGCCGGATGTTGTGATTAATCTGACCCCGTCAGTGTCTTCTCGGTTACTAACGCGTGCCATGACTCCCCAGGACAGCTCTGTGGCTGGATTCAGTATTGATGATTTCGGATTCAATGCCGACACATCGGCCTGGGCTGCCTATTTGCAGCTGGCCGGAGGCAATCGAGCCGCCAGCCCATTTAATATATGTGATATATTTCGTCGAACGGCAGGGTTAAATAATGAGGGCAATTCTCTGGAGCTTTCCCATCCAGGCCCAGATCAACTGGAACGAGCCGATGCGCTCTTGTCTCCTATAAAAGGATATGACTGCAAAGGGATTGTTGCGCTCCAGATGGGAGCCAGTGAAGATAAACGCCGCTGGCCCGTGGATCACTTTCGTCGAGTCGCCGAAATGGTTTGGCAGCAGGATGGATATGTTCCTGTACTGCTCGGAACCAAAGAGGAGCAGCCGCTCGGTAAACGGTTTAAGGAAGGCTATGATTTCCCGGTCGTGGATTTGATGGGACAGACAAGTCTGCAGGAGTTGTCTGCTGTGCTATTAAGGTCCAAGGCGTTAGTGACGAATGACACTGGTACAATGCACCTTGCGGCCGGACTGGGAGTGCCTGTCTCTGCTGTTTTTCTCGCCACAGCCCAACCATGGGATACGGGACCTTATCGTCCGGGCAATATATGCCTCGAACCCGACCTGCCGTGTCACCCCTGTGAATTCGGGAAGCAGTGTCCCACTGATAATGCCTGTCGGCAGTCGGTTGATCCGACCACTGTCTACCAGACGTTGGGTGCTATGTTGAACGGTGATTCCATTAGTGAGCATAGCGGGGCCAGAGTATGGCTTACCCGCCTTGAGGACGATGGTTTCATGGGGTTGGAATCGCTCTCCGGCCACGACCAGAGTGACCGGGCATTATGGATCGCCTTACAGCGTGCGCATTATCTTCCGTTTCTCGATGGAAATGCTTTAGAAGGGAGCACCGGACTGGCCGAGAATCTGACCTCGGAAAAAGCGGCAGAGCTGTCCAAAACTTTGACGAGTGCTCGCGATATGTTGTTCCTCCTTTCCCGTCAGGGCATGCTGTTGCTCAAAAATCCGAGACCACAGGCCAAGGCCAAGTTTCTGGCCACATGGCAGGGGCTGCAAAATGTGCTGAGTGACACTAAAGAGCTTAATATACTTGGATCATTGTGGATGTTTCAAACCCAGCAATGTGGTGATGATATGGCTTCGCTTCTGGAGATGATCGAGCGTTACCGTGCACTTGTTGGCTCTCTCTGTTCAGAATTTGAGCAGTAGGCACGATTATTGAATGTGCAGAGCAAAACCGAGTTAAACGGAAAAAATTCATCTCACTATTGAGGAGGAGATCATCATGATCCTTATTGATGGAAAGCAGTATGACATCTCAGGTCAAAATTTTGAGAACCTTGAGCAGGTTTTCGATCAGGTGGTCCAGGATGGCCATCTTGAAAATCGTATTGTTACTGACGTGAAAGTGAATGAAGAGCCGTTCACGGAAATTTATCCGCATCAGGCTGAAGATATCGAAATGTCGGAAGTTGAATCCGTTGAAATCGTGACCATGGCAACCGACGACATGGCTGTCGAGATCACTCTTGAGCTCTACAAGGTTGTCAACATCATGGCTGAAGGCGGCAAGCATGTTGCCGAACTCTTCCGTCAAGCAGATGACGCCGAGGCCCTTGAAACCTATCAGGACCTTCTTGAAGTCATTAGAAACTTCCTGCGCATGGTCGGTGTGCTCCGTGACGAGTATTCGCTCAAGGATCACAAAGAGTATGAGCGCAATGCGGAAGAGTTGAACGATATGTTCACTGAGATGTCCACCGTACTTGAGAACGAGGACTGGATTCTTCTGGCCGACTTGCTCGAGTACGAATTCCTTCCGGCGGTGGAAAAGTGGAAGCGCGTTATCAAGCAGATTCGCGACGACATTCGCGAAGCAAAGAAGAGGTAGACATGGCTGCCCGTCGTGAGATGCTCGATCAGGCATTGTCCATTGGTCGCAGGGAACTCGGTTTTCTTGCTGATGGTGATGTGTTTGAAGCGGAAAAGTTGGCCAAGGATCGTGAGCGCATTCTTGATGAAGCGATAAACGATCTGGACCGTGCTCACTTGGAGCAACTCTCTGACAAGCTGGTGGAAATGCGGTCATTGCAAAATGACATAACAGACGAAGCTCGGAAGCTGCACAGTTCTCTCAAGCAGGATCTGCTCAGCATGCGGAAGCAAAACAAGCGAATTGCCGGATACAGTTTCGGTGCCGGAAATATGCCGCGTCTTGCCCGCCAGCGATTTATCAATAAGAAAAGTTGATCTCAAAGCAGTGAATGAAATCAAAGCCGCCCCGGATTATCCGGAGCGGCTTTTCTTATTTAATTTTGGTCTGGTATCAATCAAATAATTCCCAGCGTACCAAAGAGCCTTCGGGTTCGCCGTAGCCTGTGAACTTCACCCCTAATCGAGTCGTGCCGGGGCGCCCCTCGTGCATGGTACGAATCTCGCCTGCATACCAATACGGTTTGAAGGTCTTTTCCCTGAAGTTGAACATGAACAGGTTGATGGCAACCGGCACGCCTACGGCACAGTTCTCGTTGAGGTTGGTGTTGTGCACGGAAAGTCCGATGCCGCCGTGGGAAATGTTCAGTACAGCATTGGCATTGCTTACGGAATTCTCGGAGTTGAATGAGTTGACGCTGATATGAGGTGTCGCATCCTGGAAGGGAATATCCGATGAAAATGGATCATCGATCCAGAGCTTTACTCGGATGAACTGTTGGTCGGCCACGCGCTTGCGGGCGTGTTTGCGCCGGGGCATCATGGTAAACTTTTGAGGGACCGACAGGACGATTCTATCCGGTTTTCTCCCATCAGTTTCGGATTCGATAACCGTTGAAACAAATGCATTTACCTTGTCGGATACGGTCTTTTTCGGTGCAAAAATACAAGTGATCAGGTCACCTTTCTTTGCATCCAGTGGTTTTAGCCGGTCAATAATCTCACATTTGATTTTACCGGAAGATACACTGGTAAAAACGCATCGCGTACTTATGTCATCAGTATCCTGACTGGTGGATACATCAACCACACTTCCTTCCTGTTGAATGATTTTTGGAATGTTCACACGCTTGGCGGACGTGCGACCTCCCTTGGAGCGGAACAGGCGGAGTGCAATGATGACAAGTATGAGAGCCAGTCCGCCGAGTATGACAGCCCCTCCATACCCAAGAAGCTGCCCAGGTACATCCGGGGCAAGCGCTTGCACCCATTCTTTCAGGCCGTTGCTGATTGCGTTTATAAAATCGGTCATGCGAGGGAGTGTCCGTATTAGAAGTTGACGAAGTGTTTTTTCGCTTCAAGAACTTTGCCCAGATACCGTCTGGTTTCCTTGTAGGGGACCTTAGTGCGGAGAATCTTGTACACTTCTCCGGGTGGCAATTGGTTGATCTCGTAGGCCGCTTGTTGTCGATTGCTGTCAAAAGTGCGCAATACCGTTCCGGCCCCACCATTGTATGCAGCTATGATGCAGTACTCGCGGGATAGGGGATCGGAAATTGCGGAGAGATACCGTGTCTCCAGCAAGTGCAGGTACGTGGTCCCATATAGAATATTTGTTCTGGGGACGAAAAGCTTCTTGGTGGATGGTGTACCTTTGCGGTTGTTAAGATACTCGTATGTATCGCTTCCCGCAGTGGAGGGGACAACCTGCATGAGTCCGATCGCCTTGGCTGAACTGACGGCGAACGGGTTGAAGTCAGACTCCACTTTCATGATGGCGTATATCAAGTTGCGACTGATGTTGAATCTGTTTGACATCTCAACAACATGGTCGGCGTATTTTCGCGCTCGTACATCTAAATGGTCACGGACCATGGGGATGGTTACATAGTGCTCAACGGTTTTGCCCGTCTTTCGGCTTTTCAATTGCGTGTCTACAAGGTGGTTGGCAAAGCGCTGCGCACGCCACTCCCACCGGATATCCTTATTTTCGTGATCCTTAACTTCTCCCATAAGAAATGGTGTATCTCCGATGGCAACCGGCTGTGCTGAGTACAGATCAACGGATCGGGGATCAGCCGGGGTGAGAAGGGTGGTGACAATGGCGTTGGCCAAGGTTGTTTTTGGGTTATCCGTGTCAACGGTTTCCACTGTTATGATGCCGTTGTCGAAGTCCACACTGGCGCGCGAGAGGTAGTTCTCGGTGTATTTGACGTATTTCTTTGGCTTTGGAACCAGAATGTTGTCATCGCCCCATACTTGCGAAATGGTCTGAATGAAATCTTCCACAAGAGCTGAGAATTGTTTGATATCTCCTTCAAGTGCTTGCGGATTGGCCGCATAACCCCATGCTTTGTCGCGGGCTAGCGCTTCTGCTGCTGCCGCGGGATTTCCAGTGGCAGCAGCGCGTACGATACTCACTGCATCGTAACGCGAGCAGGAGGAAAAGATCATAGGAATGAGACAGAGGAGTAGTAAGTGTTTCATAATATTCAACACCGCACACATCTTGACAAATGTGCATACGTCAGTATTTGTTTTACACGATATTGGGCTTTGTCCGGAAATTCAAGTGCATGAAGTA from Pseudodesulfovibrio profundus encodes the following:
- a CDS encoding sodium/substrate symporter small subunit; its protein translation is MERIDAIRKRQLKFALGIGIPYFAFVISIFLVVYMASQSITDVAIMGFPLHYWLVAVAVYPITWALFIWYVGKANRMEDEIEADMGGK
- a CDS encoding putative nucleotidyltransferase substrate binding domain-containing protein; translation: MSERSTVFSSPGAQNEEEYAQPTAINHELLEMARDGKLAGIRRTRMDLVEDWLDLGLSAESICKHLSAFNQAVILAVLEFHAEVHPWLRQCSFMEFGSGGREEQVLGSDQDNGLLLKVDPDADELEDVTQSIVIALDGAGLPLCEGGVMVSNADWRGDFETWIDRLMNWLSNPVEKGHWQSGLILDFRSVFGPGRDVLLLRQRLWEYVRNKPIALSLLVRELTDYRLPLTFYGAFITEKEGPWHGFLNIKNSVLSHLTNCVRILALKYDLHPANTCDRLRLLIAQGHITARHGEQLLQAWEYLQRKRLTIGLDCLKEGLPPHNYIKPVGLSKEEKMQLKSAVQTVEKLVRLVQAGAGL
- a CDS encoding DUF1328 domain-containing protein; translation: MLYWSVVFFIVAIVAGIFGFGGISAAATGAAKVLFVIFLIAFVVSLIFGRRRPKL
- a CDS encoding MgtC/SapB family protein; the protein is MDFLQVFEIDWTRVGWHLRHLLVAYVLALPIGFNREQSDTRFGMRTFPLVAVVTCGFMLVGISVLDSTEAESKVFQGIVTGIGFLGGGAILKDGGSVIGTATAASIWNTGAIGIAVAFNQYEIAIVLSLLNYVTLRLVGGVKKQVKEAQDDQ
- a CDS encoding PilZ domain-containing protein; its protein translation is MTDFINAISNGLKEWVQALAPDVPGQLLGYGGAVILGGLALILVIIALRLFRSKGGRTSAKRVNIPKIIQQEGSVVDVSTSQDTDDISTRCVFTSVSSGKIKCEIIDRLKPLDAKKGDLITCIFAPKKTVSDKVNAFVSTVIESETDGRKPDRIVLSVPQKFTMMPRRKHARKRVADQQFIRVKLWIDDPFSSDIPFQDATPHISVNSFNSENSVSNANAVLNISHGGIGLSVHNTNLNENCAVGVPVAINLFMFNFREKTFKPYWYAGEIRTMHEGRPGTTRLGVKFTGYGEPEGSLVRWELFD
- a CDS encoding glycosyltransferase family 9 protein — translated: MNVLIINLTRFGDLIQTQPVISGYRQRGAKVALACLQNFASASSLLNGVDHVFSFPGADLLSRLDTDWRLAVKRVDEYKAAVFDSFKPDVVINLTPSVSSRLLTRAMTPQDSSVAGFSIDDFGFNADTSAWAAYLQLAGGNRAASPFNICDIFRRTAGLNNEGNSLELSHPGPDQLERADALLSPIKGYDCKGIVALQMGASEDKRRWPVDHFRRVAEMVWQQDGYVPVLLGTKEEQPLGKRFKEGYDFPVVDLMGQTSLQELSAVLLRSKALVTNDTGTMHLAAGLGVPVSAVFLATAQPWDTGPYRPGNICLEPDLPCHPCEFGKQCPTDNACRQSVDPTTVYQTLGAMLNGDSISEHSGARVWLTRLEDDGFMGLESLSGHDQSDRALWIALQRAHYLPFLDGNALEGSTGLAENLTSEKAAELSKTLTSARDMLFLLSRQGMLLLKNPRPQAKAKFLATWQGLQNVLSDTKELNILGSLWMFQTQQCGDDMASLLEMIERYRALVGSLCSEFEQ
- the mltC gene encoding membrane-bound lytic murein transglycosylase MltC, encoding MKHLLLLCLIPMIFSSCSRYDAVSIVRAAATGNPAAAAEALARDKAWGYAANPQALEGDIKQFSALVEDFIQTISQVWGDDNILVPKPKKYVKYTENYLSRASVDFDNGIITVETVDTDNPKTTLANAIVTTLLTPADPRSVDLYSAQPVAIGDTPFLMGEVKDHENKDIRWEWRAQRFANHLVDTQLKSRKTGKTVEHYVTIPMVRDHLDVRARKYADHVVEMSNRFNISRNLIYAIMKVESDFNPFAVSSAKAIGLMQVVPSTAGSDTYEYLNNRKGTPSTKKLFVPRTNILYGTTYLHLLETRYLSAISDPLSREYCIIAAYNGGAGTVLRTFDSNRQQAAYEINQLPPGEVYKILRTKVPYKETRRYLGKVLEAKKHFVNF
- a CDS encoding sodium/solute symporter yields the protein MEAGYQIPIMALILIGCMLAFTIVTTFMFRSQKTSADYYLAGRKVNSFINASAISSDYLSAASFLGVAGVAFLFGFDGIIYALGFFVGYIALLLFLASPLRKFGRYTVPDFVSERFHSKWARILGVIGVLFISLFYMAPQMLGAGKVMGLLLNLDYKTSIIIIACIITFYVTVGGMKATTVNQLVQFWILFGAMFLLAFIPFMLKGYTYTDVVNFLATFKGPDPMTGKMFDGAAYTSPAYWLTNFKDTMSLLLALMFGTAGLPHILVRFYTAPDGKAARKTVIYVLLLIGMFYILSPYVGHVVRYTYLQGEALGVSPHLMKWLAANGKNLAVPVAGSHFGGQVLLGIVVAGAFAAILSTVAGLIIACSGAIGHDLVVNVFKPDMPEHSRVMVARFSSVLVGLLGIPLGFWAESMQIAVLVGLAFAIAASTFFPVLVMGVWWPRMTKNGAIAGLATGIIGSFFMILGKDLLPTFLQFKNPGGFVMIFSFIAIYAASKMEFNQKGEAAIPADTNEVMAVLHGPEKA